A region of Nitrospiria bacterium DNA encodes the following proteins:
- a CDS encoding decaprenyl-phosphate phosphoribosyltransferase, with the protein MSEYQTKSETRSEGGASNVRLLFLSLRPWEWIKNLLVLAPLFFAGIMTEPGLLQNAIGGFLQFCFMASAVYLFNDLADRKNDRLHPAKAQRPLASGELSPSLAWGFCGGLSLISLGSAFIISKSFFMVLCAYAIINIFYTLWLKQVIILDVMVIALGFVLRVIGGSVLVGVQPSNWIVMCTILLSLFLALSKRRYELQTIEGEPGLHREVLKGYNAYILDQLIAVVTASTVMSYALYAITVGDFQIYSVFFVLFGIFRYLYLLHGGAVQGTPTEMLLADRPLLFTLLLWGLFLMVDIYFL; encoded by the coding sequence TTGTCTGAATATCAAACAAAATCGGAAACCCGAAGTGAGGGAGGGGCCTCCAATGTACGCCTCTTGTTTCTGTCCCTCCGTCCGTGGGAATGGATTAAAAACCTGTTGGTCTTGGCGCCTTTGTTTTTTGCGGGAATCATGACGGAGCCGGGTCTGCTTCAGAATGCCATTGGGGGGTTCCTCCAATTTTGTTTTATGGCAAGCGCGGTTTATTTATTCAATGATTTAGCCGACCGGAAAAACGATAGGCTCCACCCGGCAAAAGCCCAGAGGCCATTGGCATCCGGGGAGCTTTCCCCATCCTTGGCGTGGGGTTTTTGCGGGGGATTGAGCCTGATCAGTTTAGGATCGGCTTTTATAATATCCAAATCTTTTTTTATGGTTTTGTGTGCCTATGCCATTATTAATATTTTTTATACCCTTTGGCTCAAACAGGTCATTATTTTGGATGTTATGGTGATTGCTTTAGGGTTTGTTTTACGGGTCATTGGGGGGTCGGTATTGGTGGGGGTTCAACCTTCCAATTGGATCGTGATGTGTACCATTCTTCTTTCTTTGTTTCTTGCTTTGAGTAAAAGACGATACGAACTACAGACCATTGAAGGAGAACCCGGTCTGCACCGGGAGGTTTTAAAAGGGTATAATGCGTATATTTTAGATCAACTCATTGCGGTGGTAACCGCCTCTACCGTAATGTCTTATGCGCTTTATGCCATTACCGTTGGTGATTTTCAGATCTATTCCGTCTTTTTTGTCCTCTTCGGGATTTTCCGTTACCTGTATCTTCTTCATGGAGGGGCTGTGCAGGGTACTCCAACGGAAATGTTGTTGGCCGATCGTCCGTTATTGTTCACGTTATTGCTCTGGGGCCTGTTTTTAATGGTGGATATTTATTTTTTGTAA